The Acidobacteriota bacterium genome has a segment encoding these proteins:
- a CDS encoding DNA polymerase III subunit, whose amino-acid sequence MDANAHILRYLEHAVSTKRLAHGLLFHGAPGVGKRRTALWLAKRLNCTGAATPFEASPAARPCGACRTCGRVERGVHPDVQLVRPEIEDPAASAEKRHAGKTPKQSISIEQVRKLESQAAFAPYEGRARVVVVDPADRMEVEGMNAVLKLLEEPPPQTYLVFVSARPEALLPTLRSRMQVFTFPGASFESVQRVLVQEKGLSEDEAHWLVFLFGGSAERALDVDVAELGRRRGDCLRALAALHERDAPIRILAAAEALSSASDGEDTAFARREAARENLLLLASLLRDLLVLKCAPEFPPALVHRDCTARLRDLAPRFSKEALLESFHAIEDAVRALDGNVDRKLAVEHVLFALRGAPSGMLYSVS is encoded by the coding sequence GTGGACGCTAACGCGCACATCCTCCGCTACCTGGAGCACGCCGTCTCGACCAAGAGGCTGGCGCACGGCCTTCTTTTCCATGGCGCGCCGGGCGTTGGAAAGCGCCGGACGGCGCTCTGGCTTGCTAAGCGGCTCAACTGCACCGGCGCCGCGACGCCTTTTGAAGCGTCCCCCGCGGCCCGTCCCTGCGGGGCGTGCCGCACATGCGGCCGCGTCGAGCGCGGCGTCCATCCCGACGTGCAGCTCGTGCGGCCCGAGATCGAAGACCCGGCCGCCTCGGCGGAGAAGCGCCACGCCGGAAAGACCCCGAAGCAGAGCATTTCCATTGAGCAGGTGCGCAAGCTCGAGTCCCAGGCGGCGTTTGCGCCGTACGAGGGGCGCGCGCGGGTCGTGGTCGTCGACCCGGCGGACCGCATGGAAGTGGAGGGCATGAACGCCGTCCTGAAACTGCTCGAGGAGCCGCCGCCCCAGACCTACCTTGTTTTTGTGAGCGCGCGTCCCGAGGCCCTTCTTCCCACCCTCCGCTCGCGCATGCAGGTTTTCACGTTCCCCGGCGCGTCCTTCGAGTCCGTCCAGCGTGTTCTCGTTCAAGAGAAAGGCCTTTCGGAAGACGAAGCCCATTGGCTGGTCTTTCTTTTCGGGGGGAGCGCCGAGCGCGCCCTGGACGTGGACGTCGCGGAGCTCGGCAGGCGGCGCGGCGACTGCCTGCGGGCGCTTGCCGCGCTGCATGAGCGGGACGCGCCGATTCGTATCCTCGCGGCGGCCGAAGCCCTCAGCAGCGCGTCCGACGGGGAGGATACGGCCTTCGCCCGCCGTGAGGCCGCGCGCGAGAATCTTCTGCTCCTCGCAAGCCTTTTGCGCGACCTGCTGGTGCTCAAGTGCGCGCCGGAGTTTCCTCCCGCGCTCGTCCACCGGGATTGTACGGCGCGGCTGCGGGACCTGGCGCCTCGTTTCTCTAAGGAAGCCCTTCTGGAGTCTTTCCACGCGATCGAGGACGCCGTGCGCGCTTTGGACGGCAACGTGGACCGCAAGCTGGCCGTCGAGCATGTCTTGTTCGCCCTGCGGGGTGCGCCTTCCGGCATGCTATACTCGGTTTCGTGA
- a CDS encoding (deoxy)nucleoside triphosphate pyrophosphohydrolase, translated as MKPTVTATAAIVERGGKFLITQRRPGGHMPLAWEFPGGKLEPDEAPAECLAREVFEEIGARVRVGEILDVSFYPYERFNVLLLFYECVLLEGEPCPCDCRAVRWISPEEFPSYDFPPADIAAVEKFRRRRWAS; from the coding sequence GTGAAGCCGACCGTTACGGCCACCGCAGCCATCGTGGAGCGCGGCGGAAAATTTCTCATCACGCAGCGCCGCCCCGGAGGGCATATGCCGCTCGCGTGGGAGTTTCCCGGCGGCAAGCTCGAGCCCGACGAGGCGCCCGCCGAGTGTCTCGCGCGCGAGGTGTTCGAAGAAATCGGTGCGCGCGTTCGCGTGGGCGAAATTCTGGACGTTTCCTTTTATCCCTACGAGCGTTTCAACGTTCTCCTTCTTTTCTACGAATGCGTGCTTCTGGAGGGCGAGCCCTGTCCATGCGACTGTCGCGCCGTGCGGTGGATTTCGCCGGAGGAGTTTCCTAGCTATGACTTTCCTCCTGCCGACATCGCCGCCGTCGAGAAGTTCCGGCGCAGGAGGTGGGCCTCGTGA
- a CDS encoding PQQ-binding-like beta-propeller repeat protein, translating into MRRTPGAQRARPACAAGAAARVALGVILLAAAPGCFRHFVFEEARVPYYQARVAWSHEMPATVAIAPLPLSERRVAAVAGNAVHVLALDGSVLHEESFDHEWDAAVSEGGDLLLASRDRLVLWSADGHGALWEFSLPEAVPVGHSPTLASWVAVTEDAVHVLGAGSGEAASFPLESLKRAGRYRRRGARSDAVPDDSRLTGAALLHDTVLYAGAADGLYAVDLDGGRLLWHHRIRDGVSVCPVLAKHALYVGADDKLFRVLRARSGRRKWRLITGGRIGAPPVVHGNDLIVASYDLNLYGLRAHGGHRLWNLNLPRRTDTLVLWPPYGLATHPLFSPSLRLYEPHGGLEVMHFTIPEEEDDYFTSPMLVRDEILLVGTYRGRLLALELVEEETGEPEEGALEEDAEEEPEDP; encoded by the coding sequence GTGAGGCGCACGCCTGGCGCGCAGCGCGCTCGTCCAGCATGCGCGGCGGGGGCGGCCGCGCGCGTGGCGCTCGGTGTGATTCTTCTTGCGGCAGCGCCGGGGTGCTTTCGCCATTTCGTCTTCGAGGAGGCCCGGGTGCCCTATTACCAGGCGCGCGTCGCCTGGTCGCACGAAATGCCCGCGACGGTCGCGATTGCGCCCCTGCCGCTTTCGGAGCGGCGCGTCGCCGCCGTCGCGGGAAACGCGGTTCATGTTCTGGCCCTCGACGGAAGCGTCCTGCACGAGGAGAGCTTCGACCACGAATGGGACGCCGCCGTTTCCGAGGGCGGCGACCTCCTCCTCGCTTCGCGCGACCGTCTCGTCCTGTGGAGCGCCGACGGGCACGGCGCGCTCTGGGAGTTCTCTTTGCCGGAAGCCGTGCCCGTGGGACACAGCCCGACGCTCGCCTCCTGGGTGGCGGTCACGGAAGACGCGGTGCATGTCCTGGGCGCGGGCTCGGGCGAGGCGGCTTCCTTTCCGCTCGAGTCCCTCAAGCGCGCGGGCCGCTACCGCCGCCGCGGCGCGCGAAGCGACGCGGTGCCCGACGACTCCCGCCTGACCGGCGCGGCCCTTCTCCACGACACCGTCCTGTACGCCGGGGCCGCCGACGGCCTCTACGCCGTCGACCTCGACGGGGGAAGGCTCCTCTGGCATCACCGCATCCGGGACGGCGTATCCGTGTGCCCCGTGCTGGCGAAGCACGCCCTCTACGTGGGCGCGGACGACAAGCTCTTCCGCGTGCTGCGGGCGCGCTCCGGCCGGCGAAAGTGGCGCCTTATCACGGGAGGGCGCATCGGCGCGCCGCCCGTCGTTCACGGAAACGACCTCATCGTCGCCTCCTACGATCTCAACCTCTACGGCCTGCGTGCCCACGGCGGCCACAGGCTTTGGAATCTCAACCTTCCGCGGCGCACGGACACACTCGTGCTTTGGCCGCCCTACGGCCTGGCCACGCATCCACTGTTCTCCCCTTCCCTGAGGCTCTACGAGCCGCACGGAGGGCTGGAGGTCATGCACTTTACGATTCCGGAGGAAGAGGATGATTACTTCACCTCGCCCATGCTGGTGCGGGACGAAATCCTCCTCGTGGGCACGTACCGCGGCCGGCTGCTGGCCCTCGAGCTTGTGGAGGAGGAGACCGGGGAGCCGGAGGAGGGCGCGCTGGAGGAAGATGCGGAGGAGGAGCCGGAGGATCCATGA
- a CDS encoding 1-deoxy-D-xylulose-5-phosphate reductoisomerase, whose product MTQAKTVVSLAILGCTGSVGTAALDVARRHRDRVRVAGLGAGGNLELLRAQVREFRPERVSVARDADARALREEFPDAEVLAGAEGAEAVAAMPSADVVLAAIVGAAGLRSTFAAVSSGKRVALANKESMVIAGALMRDAARASGADVIPVDSEHSAVFQCLRGGSPGEVRKIILTASGGPFLRRDASTFSSITPQEALRHPTWDMGEKITVDSATLMNKGLEVIEAHFLFGFRSEQIRILVHPQSVVHSMVEYVDGSILAHLGRTDMRIPIRYALFHPERADGACEPFDLAGASPLEFGEPDAKKFPCIRLAYEALERGGSAPAALNAANEAAVGAFLKEEIPFTAIPQINESVLGSWDGKAPASVGDVLAADEEARKRAGEAISKLRR is encoded by the coding sequence ATGACGCAGGCAAAAACGGTCGTCTCTCTCGCCATCCTGGGCTGCACGGGCTCGGTCGGAACCGCGGCGCTCGACGTAGCGCGGCGGCACCGCGACCGCGTGCGCGTCGCGGGGCTCGGCGCGGGGGGCAATCTGGAGCTTCTCCGCGCGCAGGTCAGGGAATTTCGTCCCGAGCGCGTTTCGGTGGCGCGGGACGCGGACGCGCGGGCGCTTCGGGAAGAGTTTCCGGACGCGGAGGTGCTCGCGGGCGCGGAGGGCGCCGAGGCTGTGGCCGCGATGCCCTCGGCCGACGTGGTGCTCGCGGCCATCGTGGGCGCGGCGGGGCTCCGCTCGACGTTCGCCGCCGTGTCTTCCGGAAAGCGCGTCGCCCTGGCCAACAAGGAGTCCATGGTCATCGCGGGCGCCCTCATGCGGGACGCGGCGCGCGCAAGCGGCGCGGACGTCATTCCCGTGGACAGCGAGCACAGCGCCGTCTTCCAGTGCCTCCGGGGCGGGAGCCCGGGCGAGGTGCGGAAAATAATTCTGACCGCCTCCGGGGGCCCGTTCCTCCGGCGCGACGCCTCGACGTTTTCATCCATCACCCCGCAGGAAGCGCTCCGGCATCCCACGTGGGACATGGGGGAGAAAATCACCGTCGACTCGGCCACGCTCATGAACAAGGGCCTCGAGGTCATCGAGGCGCATTTCCTCTTCGGCTTCCGCTCCGAGCAGATACGCATCCTCGTTCATCCCCAGTCCGTCGTCCACTCCATGGTCGAGTACGTCGACGGGAGCATCCTGGCCCATCTCGGGCGGACCGACATGAGGATTCCCATCCGGTACGCCCTCTTCCATCCCGAGCGCGCGGACGGCGCGTGCGAGCCCTTCGACCTGGCCGGGGCCTCGCCCCTGGAGTTCGGCGAGCCCGACGCGAAGAAATTCCCGTGCATCCGCCTGGCCTACGAGGCGCTCGAGCGCGGCGGCTCCGCACCGGCCGCCCTCAACGCCGCGAACGAGGCGGCCGTCGGGGCTTTCCTCAAGGAGGAAATTCCCTTCACGGCCATCCCGCAAATAAACGAGAGCGTTCTCGGCTCGTGGGACGGCAAGGCGCCGGCCTCCGTCGGCGACGTCCTCGCCGCGGACGAGGAGGCGCGGAAGAGGGCGGGGGAGGCGATCTCGAAGCTCCGCCGTTAG
- a CDS encoding IPT/TIG domain-containing protein yields the protein MDFAYDNTTLERNTTLLTLTDSESLSSGEIFYYETVDLTATGDPVAEPRIVKGQGFFPDEPPVITSFSPANSGKQGDSIVVNGDHFDPVPKNNIVEFAYLKAEVTGGSTTALNVDVPSEAFSSNVTVTRADGERSNLLAFYILENDEDFTDITSIAFNDSDLHLWIADRGTEEIFDLDPADPLNPVARVSAYPDPFISEISAEGKLYYSSGSPTVPPNPRNVRSILVTSPYTDELFASTVDAGDGSDPIHARGLDVHPSENPVNFAYLFDGFSSLPRRIERNDVSLDKNWGNWPGGFLFPDDPAGTQLTSDGAMWMTGLSPFVPGDGHLWISYLDGAYDGGSLGPGVPHGLDWNEVENIFVNTLETVMDAAYAENADRYAFIYAAEKTKIYKDWDIDIVLTPLRSTRVLISRLHGLPYPSTAQSADGQVTIKVITNPPLVGETVYLRIIDPPDTALYGTPSFGDNNDKVAGEDAGSFSAADRSVDTTSVVTGADGTVEVTLYITDRYAGDNYKIQASFEPFAGDDPPNPGTRIKAESGTITAWKRIYVERDDMYRRGGMLFSDFTPDGDSLPDTIQVETGHNLIVGDGIDIFDADHPVEMFAHEAATIQTITPDTGFDSVALDVDLQQGYNAGFAGGDKGAGVGVPSTGFYKADAGLLHDTYGEVFVEYLFPDAGRGAVPYRPSFVLADLTPFRDIWFSNQTKANYLFLVGGTERSDNPLSKGTSHDGKELNFVWIKRIEASAADAPAANRDVVCHEFGHQFGVNPEDSLGHDLNDAWCIATTCPTELCVMNESRDAENDIIKFDHSLNSDSSGAKDTEEVRGAIDGLPPNN from the coding sequence GTGGATTTCGCCTACGACAATACCACGCTCGAGCGGAACACGACCTTGCTGACGCTGACCGACTCAGAATCGCTGAGCAGCGGGGAGATTTTCTACTACGAAACCGTGGACCTCACTGCGACCGGCGACCCGGTAGCAGAGCCCAGAATAGTGAAGGGGCAGGGGTTCTTTCCCGATGAGCCGCCGGTTATCACGTCCTTTTCTCCCGCCAATTCCGGAAAGCAGGGCGACTCCATCGTCGTAAACGGAGACCACTTTGACCCCGTTCCTAAAAACAACATCGTGGAGTTCGCCTATCTCAAGGCGGAGGTCACGGGCGGAAGCACTACGGCCCTCAACGTTGACGTTCCATCCGAGGCCTTTTCCTCGAACGTGACCGTGACCCGGGCGGACGGCGAACGAAGCAACTTGCTCGCCTTCTATATCCTGGAGAACGACGAGGACTTTACCGACATTACTTCCATCGCTTTCAACGACAGCGACCTGCACCTGTGGATAGCGGATCGGGGAACGGAAGAAATTTTCGACCTCGACCCCGCCGACCCGCTCAACCCGGTTGCCAGGGTATCCGCTTACCCCGATCCTTTCATTTCGGAGATAAGCGCCGAGGGAAAGCTTTATTATTCAAGCGGCTCTCCCACGGTGCCGCCGAATCCGCGAAACGTTCGCTCTATCCTTGTTACATCGCCTTATACGGACGAACTCTTTGCCTCGACCGTGGATGCGGGAGACGGGTCAGACCCGATACATGCACGGGGATTGGACGTTCATCCGTCCGAGAACCCGGTGAATTTCGCCTACCTGTTCGACGGCTTCTCCAGCCTTCCGCGAAGGATAGAAAGGAACGACGTGTCCCTAGACAAGAACTGGGGGAACTGGCCCGGAGGTTTTCTTTTCCCCGACGATCCGGCGGGCACGCAATTGACCTCGGACGGCGCGATGTGGATGACGGGGCTTAGTCCCTTTGTGCCGGGTGACGGCCACCTGTGGATTTCCTATCTCGATGGCGCTTATGATGGAGGCTCGCTTGGGCCGGGAGTTCCGCACGGCCTCGATTGGAACGAGGTGGAAAACATATTCGTTAATACGCTGGAGACCGTCATGGACGCGGCCTACGCGGAAAACGCCGATCGGTACGCCTTTATATATGCCGCGGAGAAGACGAAAATTTACAAAGATTGGGATATAGACATTGTCCTGACGCCGCTTCGCAGCACCCGGGTGCTTATTTCCAGGCTGCATGGTCTTCCCTACCCGAGCACGGCCCAGAGCGCGGACGGGCAGGTCACGATAAAGGTCATCACCAATCCGCCGCTGGTGGGTGAAACCGTGTACCTTCGCATCATAGACCCCCCGGATACGGCGCTCTACGGCACACCGAGCTTCGGGGACAATAATGACAAGGTGGCGGGGGAGGACGCCGGGAGCTTCAGCGCGGCGGACCGGTCGGTGGACACGACCTCGGTAGTAACGGGAGCAGACGGAACGGTCGAAGTGACGCTCTACATAACCGACCGCTACGCGGGAGACAACTACAAGATTCAGGCGAGCTTCGAACCGTTCGCAGGCGACGACCCGCCCAACCCCGGGACTCGCATCAAGGCCGAGAGCGGAACAATCACGGCGTGGAAGCGTATTTATGTAGAGAGGGATGATATGTATCGGAGAGGCGGTATGCTCTTTAGCGATTTTACGCCGGACGGAGACAGCTTGCCCGATACAATCCAGGTGGAAACGGGGCACAACCTCATTGTCGGAGATGGTATCGACATCTTCGATGCCGACCATCCTGTCGAGATGTTTGCCCATGAAGCAGCGACGATTCAGACCATCACGCCGGACACGGGCTTCGACTCCGTGGCGCTGGACGTGGATTTGCAGCAGGGCTACAACGCGGGATTCGCGGGCGGCGACAAAGGAGCGGGCGTTGGCGTGCCGAGTACCGGGTTTTACAAGGCGGATGCGGGGCTCTTGCATGATACTTACGGCGAGGTGTTCGTGGAGTACCTTTTTCCAGATGCAGGGCGAGGTGCGGTTCCCTATCGTCCAAGTTTCGTACTGGCAGATTTGACACCTTTCCGTGACATCTGGTTTTCAAATCAAACGAAAGCAAACTATCTATTCTTAGTAGGTGGCACCGAGCGTTCGGATAATCCACTTAGCAAAGGGACCAGCCACGACGGAAAGGAACTTAACTTTGTATGGATAAAAAGGATTGAAGCCAGCGCCGCGGATGCGCCTGCGGCCAACCGCGATGTTGTCTGCCATGAGTTTGGACACCAGTTTGGCGTTAACCCGGAAGACAGCCTCGGCCATGATCTAAATGATGCTTGGTGCATCGCGACGACATGCCCCACGGAATTGTGCGTAATGAACGAGTCGCGGGACGCTGAAAACGACATTATAAAATTTGACCACTCCCTTAACAGCGACAGCAGCGGCGCTAAAGATACGGAAGAAGTCCGGGGAGCGATAGACGGATTACCCCCTAACAACTAA
- a CDS encoding fused MFS/spermidine synthase: protein MITRERSILLGVTCLGISSIVTQIVTLREFLNVFSGNELVLGLILANWLLLTGLGSYLGRFARHLRRPLRWLVAAQLAVALLPLVQVGAVRALKTLYTPGLMLGVREAAGYSLLLLAPYCLVSGFLLTLFCSMGGERKDARQIGEVYVLDTWGDILGGLLFSFFLVYFFPPFQALTFLLILNLLAALVVSGAARDKTLALSALAVLVLSVIILWRLDVERFTQEAMFPGQELVYQESTPYGNLAVTRMEAQLTVYENGVPSGSTQDLIAAEETVHYALAHHPDPRKILMVSGGLSGAISEAEKYPLSRIDYVELDPAVIGLVEKIARPGEDERIFLIAEDARRFVRSRHREYDAVLMDLSDPATAQLNRFYTLEFFQEVRRALRPGGVFSFSLSGAENYANPEIRYLSSSVHRSLADVFSEIILIPGRRQFFVASDRPLDYGIAGRLREKGIETAYVNEDFLSARLTDDRIAGAKEMVSLQSSPNRDFMPGSYYAHLRYWLTRFESSLLVPVGIVIAVGLALAWLVAGSRHRAAASALCTTGFAGMGLEVVLLIAFQVFYGYVYHQIGLIITAFLVGTALGGAWSARRGNNFLMLRLDVLLSAVSFLLAPVLVLLRETGNALLPEWVVAWLAFPLLTAAVGFLVGAQFPAAARLAFRRVEETAGALYALDLLGACLGALLVSVFCVPLLGITSTCYLIGGIKAASAAALWLRRGAAERPSAHPAPRLRFERQGVFAVAVLVFVAVGAGIVMDPSSTAVYSLSFAPAYHWALLALLAVGVVRAMRLDHDRPRSRTWETVRAMGERVRSGLAMPPLRWLSFVGFALVAFYPLFRCYFKIPYLFCHVCPRQCVFGYLRPYMIPAALIMNLNNRHWCFNHCPIGTLFDCQGRLVEKPGVLPRWLKALPFLVIGFVAVAYFKLKADLDNPLTVFGDWYTAFFRNIYDPSPTVILVAVGLIVLGFWLYRSFCNTLCPVGNLSKLLLRLEQLWNRKSHAE from the coding sequence ATGATCACCCGCGAGCGCTCCATCCTCCTGGGCGTCACGTGCCTGGGAATCTCGTCCATCGTCACGCAGATCGTCACGCTGCGCGAATTCCTGAACGTCTTCTCGGGCAACGAGCTCGTCCTGGGGCTCATCCTCGCCAACTGGCTCCTCCTGACGGGACTCGGCAGCTACCTCGGCCGCTTCGCCCGCCACTTGCGCAGGCCGCTCCGCTGGCTCGTCGCGGCGCAACTGGCCGTCGCCTTGCTGCCCCTCGTCCAGGTCGGCGCCGTCCGGGCGTTGAAGACGCTCTACACGCCGGGGCTGATGCTCGGCGTCCGCGAGGCCGCCGGCTACTCCCTGCTCCTCCTTGCGCCCTACTGCCTCGTCTCCGGGTTCCTCCTGACGCTGTTCTGCTCCATGGGGGGCGAGCGTAAGGACGCCCGGCAGATCGGCGAGGTCTACGTGCTCGACACGTGGGGCGACATTCTCGGCGGCCTGCTCTTCAGCTTCTTCCTGGTCTACTTCTTCCCGCCCTTCCAGGCCCTCACGTTTCTCCTGATACTGAACCTGCTCGCCGCGCTCGTTGTGAGCGGGGCGGCGCGCGATAAGACTCTCGCCCTCTCCGCCCTCGCGGTGCTCGTGCTCTCGGTGATAATCCTCTGGAGGCTCGACGTGGAGCGGTTTACCCAGGAGGCCATGTTCCCGGGCCAGGAACTCGTGTACCAGGAGAGCACGCCTTACGGAAACCTGGCCGTGACGCGCATGGAAGCGCAGCTGACCGTGTACGAAAACGGCGTTCCGTCCGGCTCCACGCAGGACCTGATCGCGGCCGAGGAGACGGTTCACTACGCGCTCGCCCACCACCCGGACCCGCGAAAAATTCTGATGGTCTCCGGCGGGCTGAGCGGCGCCATATCGGAAGCGGAAAAATATCCCCTGAGCCGGATCGACTACGTCGAGCTGGACCCCGCCGTTATCGGGCTCGTCGAGAAGATAGCGCGCCCCGGCGAGGACGAGCGTATTTTCCTCATCGCCGAGGACGCGCGGCGCTTCGTGCGCTCCAGGCACCGCGAATACGACGCCGTCCTGATGGACCTCTCGGACCCCGCAACGGCCCAGCTCAACCGCTTCTACACGCTGGAGTTTTTCCAGGAGGTGCGGCGGGCGCTCAGGCCGGGCGGCGTGTTCAGCTTCAGCCTGAGCGGGGCCGAAAACTACGCCAACCCCGAGATCCGCTACCTGTCGTCGTCCGTCCACCGGTCCCTGGCCGACGTTTTTTCGGAAATCATCCTCATACCGGGGCGCAGGCAGTTTTTCGTCGCCTCGGACCGGCCCCTCGACTACGGGATTGCCGGGCGCCTGCGGGAGAAGGGAATCGAGACGGCCTACGTGAACGAGGATTTCCTCTCGGCGCGGCTCACGGACGACCGCATCGCGGGGGCGAAGGAGATGGTTTCCTTGCAGTCCTCCCCGAACCGCGACTTCATGCCCGGCAGCTATTACGCGCACCTGCGCTACTGGCTCACGCGCTTTGAGAGCAGCCTGCTCGTGCCGGTCGGCATCGTCATCGCCGTCGGCCTGGCCCTCGCCTGGCTGGTCGCGGGCTCGCGCCACCGCGCGGCGGCGTCGGCGCTCTGCACCACCGGATTTGCGGGCATGGGACTCGAGGTGGTACTTCTTATCGCCTTCCAGGTTTTTTACGGCTACGTCTATCACCAGATCGGGCTCATCATCACGGCCTTCCTGGTCGGCACGGCGCTGGGCGGCGCCTGGTCGGCGCGGCGCGGAAACAACTTCCTAATGCTCAGGCTCGACGTGCTGCTCTCCGCCGTCTCGTTTCTGCTGGCCCCCGTCCTCGTCCTGCTGCGGGAGACGGGAAACGCCCTTCTTCCGGAGTGGGTGGTCGCGTGGCTGGCCTTCCCGCTCCTTACGGCCGCCGTCGGGTTCCTGGTCGGCGCGCAGTTTCCGGCGGCGGCGAGGCTGGCCTTCCGCCGCGTCGAGGAAACGGCTGGCGCGCTCTACGCCCTCGACCTTCTGGGCGCGTGCCTCGGCGCGCTCCTCGTCAGCGTGTTCTGCGTCCCGCTCCTGGGAATTACCTCGACCTGCTACCTCATCGGCGGCATAAAGGCCGCGAGTGCCGCCGCGCTCTGGCTGCGACGCGGGGCGGCGGAGCGCCCCTCCGCGCACCCGGCGCCCCGGCTGCGCTTCGAGCGGCAGGGCGTGTTCGCCGTCGCCGTGCTGGTCTTCGTCGCCGTCGGCGCGGGGATCGTCATGGACCCCTCCAGCACGGCGGTCTACTCGCTGTCGTTCGCCCCCGCCTATCACTGGGCCCTGCTCGCGCTCCTCGCGGTGGGCGTCGTCCGGGCGATGCGGCTCGACCACGACCGGCCTCGCTCCCGGACCTGGGAGACGGTGAGGGCCATGGGAGAAAGAGTCCGAAGCGGGCTGGCGATGCCGCCACTGCGGTGGCTCAGCTTCGTCGGCTTCGCCCTGGTCGCGTTCTACCCTCTCTTCCGGTGCTATTTCAAAATTCCCTACCTGTTCTGCCACGTGTGCCCGCGCCAGTGCGTCTTCGGCTACCTGCGCCCCTACATGATCCCCGCCGCCCTCATCATGAACCTCAACAACCGGCACTGGTGCTTCAATCACTGCCCCATCGGCACCCTCTTCGACTGCCAGGGCCGGCTGGTCGAAAAACCCGGAGTTCTGCCCCGCTGGCTGAAGGCGCTCCCGTTCCTGGTTATCGGTTTCGTCGCCGTGGCTTACTTCAAGCTGAAGGCGGACCTGGACAATCCCCTCACGGTTTTCGGCGACTGGTACACCGCGTTCTTCAGAAACATCTACGACCCGAGCCCCACGGTGATTCTCGTGGCGGTCGGGCTTATAGTGCTGGGGTTCTGGCTCTACCGCTCCTTCTGCAACACGCTGTGTCCGGTCGGGAACCTTTCGAAGCTGCTGCTCCGGCTGGAGCAGCTCTGGAACAGGAAAAGCCATGCAGAGTGA
- the amrS gene encoding AmmeMemoRadiSam system radical SAM enzyme: MGGCGLAVGGYALRDFLGGEKDGGLRVGFRNDAPAELWKWAREAEWYERSGALVRCRLCPHECILGENDRGFCRTRVVKGGKLHTIAYGNPCAVHLDPMEKKPLYHFLPGTPILSIATAGCNLRCINCQNWEISQSRPEDVTNEDLMPEALVEHVAARAVSAIAYTYSEPMIFYEYVKDAARLAREREIRNVLVTAGYISEKPLRELCRVVDAANVDLKGFNDRFYKKVTGSKLAPVLRCLEVMREEGVWLEVTRLVVPGHSDDLDDFRAMCDWLVRTLGPDTPLHISRFHPQYKLKHLPPTPIETMDRAHDAAREAGLQYVYVGNVPERSSQDTTCPRCGRRVLRRRGYTITGNLIDRGRCPCGEEIPGVWT, translated from the coding sequence ATGGGCGGCTGCGGCCTGGCCGTGGGCGGCTACGCGCTGCGCGATTTTCTCGGCGGCGAGAAGGACGGCGGGCTGCGCGTCGGTTTCCGGAACGACGCGCCCGCCGAGCTCTGGAAGTGGGCGCGGGAGGCGGAATGGTACGAGCGGAGCGGCGCGCTGGTGCGCTGCCGCCTCTGCCCGCACGAGTGCATCCTGGGGGAAAACGACCGCGGCTTCTGCCGCACGCGCGTGGTCAAGGGCGGAAAGCTCCACACCATCGCCTACGGCAACCCGTGCGCCGTGCACCTCGACCCCATGGAGAAAAAACCGCTCTACCATTTCCTGCCGGGCACGCCGATTCTCTCGATCGCCACGGCCGGCTGCAACCTGCGCTGCATCAACTGCCAGAACTGGGAAATTTCCCAGTCCCGGCCCGAGGACGTGACGAACGAGGACCTGATGCCCGAAGCGCTCGTCGAGCACGTGGCCGCCAGGGCGGTCTCCGCCATCGCCTACACCTACTCCGAGCCGATGATCTTCTACGAGTACGTCAAGGACGCGGCCCGGCTTGCGCGGGAGCGGGAGATACGGAACGTGCTGGTCACGGCGGGCTATATTTCGGAAAAACCGCTGCGGGAGCTCTGCCGGGTGGTGGACGCGGCGAACGTGGACCTGAAGGGGTTCAACGACCGCTTTTACAAGAAGGTCACGGGCTCGAAGCTCGCGCCCGTCCTCCGCTGCCTCGAGGTGATGCGCGAGGAGGGTGTCTGGCTCGAGGTGACGCGCCTCGTGGTCCCGGGCCATTCCGACGACCTGGACGATTTCCGCGCCATGTGCGACTGGCTGGTGCGGACCCTCGGCCCGGACACCCCGCTGCACATTTCACGGTTCCATCCGCAATACAAGCTGAAGCACCTGCCGCCGACACCGATTGAGACCATGGACCGAGCGCACGACGCGGCGCGCGAGGCGGGACTGCAATACGTCTACGTCGGAAACGTGCCGGAGCGCTCGAGCCAGGATACGACGTGTCCCCGCTGCGGCCGCAGGGTGCTCCGGCGGCGGGGCTACACGATCACGGGGAACCTCATCGACCGCGGGCGCTGCCCGTGCGGGGAAGAGATACCGGGGGTCTGGACATGA